Genomic DNA from Nitrospirota bacterium:
CGCCTCATCTCGGGCATCTTCCCCAGGCGGGAGAACTCGTCCACCAGGCGCCTCAGGCCATCCACCTCCCGGATGATCGTCCGGGCGGAGCGCTCGAAGACGGCGTCGAAGTCCTTGTCCCCACCGCTCCATTTCTTCAGCATCCGCTCAGTGGAGAGCCTTATGGGGGTCAAGGGGTTTTTTATCTCGTGGGCCATCCGCCGGGCCACCTCCTGCCAGGCTATGGCCCTCTGGGCCTTGATGACCTCGGTTATGTCGTCCACCACGACCAGGAGCCCCATGTGCTCCCCCACCGAGTCCTTGAGCCCCGTGATGGAGACCCTGAGGAGCCGCTTCGCCCCCTTGAGGGTGACGGGGACCTCCTTTTCCATCTCGCCCAGGGAGCTGAGGTTGATGCTCCGCACCAGGGTTTCCAGCTCCTCGCTGCTTACCGCCTGAAGGAGGGCCCCGTAGGGCTTGCCCGTCATCTCCTGGGCTTGGACGCCCAGGATGCGGCAGGCCGCGTCGTTGATGGCCGCCACCTGTCCCTCCGCGTCCACCGAGATGACGCCGCTCTGGATGTTGCGGACGATGTTTTCCATGTTGGCGAAGGCCCGCTGAAGCGACTCCTTCCCCTCCCTCAGCTCGCGGACCATCCGGTTGAAGGACTCGATGAGCAGTCCCATCTCGTCCCGCCTGCGGGAGGACACCTGCACGCGGAGGTTGCCGGAGGCCACCTGCTCGGTGGCCAGCGCCAGGCTGCGCACCGGCTCGGTTATCCACCCCGCGAGACGAAGCGAGACCCAAAGCGCGCTGAAGATGATGATGAGGGTGAAAAAACCCAACAAAAGCAAGTAGTTGAGTTTAAGAGGCACCTCCCACTTCTCCAGGCTCACGTAGTCCTCATAGGCCTGCTTGATAAGCTCTATGTTCTCGGTGACGGAGGCCGGGACGGCCGATTCCGCCACCAGGACGCCTTTGCCCAGAGGGACGGCGGCCCGCACGATGTCCCCGTCCGGCCCGGATATGACCTCCGAGCCCTCCATGCCCTCGAAGGCGTCCCTGAGGACGCCGGAGGCGTCCTCAGGGGGCTCCGAAAGCCTCCGCACCGTGTAACCCTGCGGCAGGTCCATCCCCGAGGCGGCCAGGCGGGCGTCGCTCAAGACCTTCTCCCGCTCCATGTCATAGAGGGCCTGGGCCATGGCGATAGAGCTCTCGATGGGTTTCTTGAACTGGGGGGTGAAGAACCGGTCGATGT
This window encodes:
- a CDS encoding ATP-binding protein, encoding MKKPARKTLLTLLSVALFMVVASAMEFAFMRIEASTLQGKLLFFFLLNLNILALLGLMYLVGKSLLRLALERRQRALGYKYKTMVVGFFLTVVSIPAVLLFVIAGELGTNYIDRFFTPQFKKPIESSIAMAQALYDMEREKVLSDARLAASGMDLPQGYTVRRLSEPPEDASGVLRDAFEGMEGSEVISGPDGDIVRAAVPLGKGVLVAESAVPASVTENIELIKQAYEDYVSLEKWEVPLKLNYLLLLGFFTLIIIFSALWVSLRLAGWITEPVRSLALATEQVASGNLRVQVSSRRRDEMGLLIESFNRMVRELREGKESLQRAFANMENIVRNIQSGVISVDAEGQVAAINDAACRILGVQAQEMTGKPYGALLQAVSSEELETLVRSINLSSLGEMEKEVPVTLKGAKRLLRVSITGLKDSVGEHMGLLVVVDDITEVIKAQRAIAWQEVARRMAHEIKNPLTPIRLSTERMLKKWSGGDKDFDAVFERSARTIIREVDGLRRLVDEFSRLGKMPEMRRAPTDLMSVVREAAALYSNYRGLTIRVEGPGELPPVPLDEEQFKRVLINILDNAAEAMGKKGTIEVLVSREHESQRFRIDIRDEGPGIPEADKEKLFMPYFSTRKNGTGLGLAIADRIVSEHGGTIRVRDGEPRGSVFTIEVPSR